From the genome of Halorussus caseinilyticus, one region includes:
- a CDS encoding heavy-metal-associated domain-containing protein, whose amino-acid sequence MAKTITVEGMSCGGCEENVENALRDVPGVTDAEADNESDSVTVEGDASDADLVAAVEDAGYTAKA is encoded by the coding sequence ATGGCAAAGACAATCACCGTCGAAGGGATGAGCTGTGGCGGCTGTGAGGAGAACGTCGAAAACGCGCTTCGGGACGTACCGGGCGTCACCGACGCCGAGGCGGACAACGAGTCCGACAGCGTGACCGTCGAAGGCGACGCCTCGGACGCGGACCTCGTGGCGGCAGTCGAGGACGCGGGTTACACGGCGAAGGCCTAA
- a CDS encoding TIGR00341 family protein: MRLIHVHVPDERREEILRTLDEIGIDYAVLDADDRAGDGALVEFPLPSDGVGDVMAALEDDGLRADDYTVMATAETASTPNMEALESRYSGDFDPLTRQELRSKARDMAHDRTSFVWMIFLSAIIATAGLLVDSPAVVVGSMVIAPMVGPVLTASVGAVTGDGEMLVDSIKLQAIGLGVAVVTALAFGYLLKAFSFVPQLQITALGQISSRVAPSLLTVAVGLAAGSASAFGLTTKGPTSLIGVMIAAALIPAAATTGIATVWGFPVVAIGSLVLLLVSLICINVAAFVTLWYLDYRPDGFDSNLWHFDSRAQTAAMGLAALIIVLVVGGATVATYQQISYERTINRQVSGVLDDPEYANLTYVGTTTQYGFTGTYFEPETITVTISRTTDREYPSLATRLQRRLNDATGQNPKVRVRFVDYQTANGTGQSSVAGTPLVGERQGTLG; encoded by the coding sequence GTGCGCCTGATACACGTCCACGTGCCGGACGAACGGCGCGAGGAGATTCTGCGAACCCTCGACGAGATTGGAATCGACTACGCGGTCCTCGACGCCGACGACCGGGCGGGCGACGGCGCTCTCGTGGAGTTCCCCCTGCCGAGCGACGGCGTTGGCGACGTGATGGCCGCGCTCGAAGACGACGGACTCAGGGCGGACGACTACACGGTCATGGCAACGGCGGAGACGGCTTCGACGCCGAACATGGAGGCGCTGGAGAGTCGCTACTCCGGGGACTTCGACCCGCTGACGAGACAGGAACTCCGGTCGAAGGCCCGCGACATGGCTCACGACCGGACATCGTTCGTCTGGATGATATTCCTGAGCGCCATCATCGCCACGGCGGGTCTGTTGGTCGATTCGCCCGCCGTCGTGGTCGGGTCGATGGTCATCGCGCCGATGGTCGGGCCGGTTCTCACCGCGAGCGTCGGCGCAGTCACCGGCGACGGAGAGATGCTCGTGGACAGCATCAAACTACAGGCGATAGGACTCGGGGTCGCCGTCGTCACGGCGCTGGCGTTCGGCTACCTCCTCAAGGCGTTCTCGTTCGTCCCGCAGTTGCAGATTACCGCGCTCGGCCAGATTAGCTCCCGAGTCGCGCCGAGTCTGCTGACCGTCGCGGTCGGGTTGGCGGCGGGGAGCGCCTCGGCGTTCGGCCTGACGACGAAGGGACCGACTTCCCTCATCGGCGTCATGATTGCCGCGGCGCTGATTCCGGCCGCCGCGACCACCGGCATCGCCACCGTCTGGGGGTTTCCGGTCGTCGCAATCGGGTCGCTGGTCCTCCTGCTGGTCTCGCTCATCTGCATCAACGTCGCGGCGTTCGTCACGCTCTGGTATCTGGACTACCGGCCCGACGGGTTCGACTCGAACCTCTGGCACTTCGATAGCCGCGCCCAAACCGCGGCGATGGGTCTCGCGGCGCTGATAATCGTCCTCGTCGTCGGCGGCGCGACGGTCGCCACCTACCAGCAAATCAGCTACGAGCGAACAATCAACCGACAGGTGAGCGGCGTCCTCGACGACCCCGAGTACGCGAATCTGACCTACGTCGGGACGACGACCCAGTACGGGTTCACGGGCACCTACTTCGAACCGGAGACCATCACCGTCACCATCAGTCGCACGACCGACCGCGAGTACCCGAGTCTGGCGACCCGGCTTCAGCGGCGTCTGAACGACGCGACGGGCCAGAATCCGAAGGTCCGGGTCCGCTTCGTGGACTACCAGACCGCGAACGGGACGGGGCAGTCGTCGGTCGCGGGGACGCCGCTCGTCGGGGAGCGTCAGGGAACGCTCGGGTGA
- the mutS gene encoding DNA mismatch repair protein MutS, with product MSGPDGEVGGIVGEFFSLKSGTDADYLVMQVGDFYEFFGDDAEEVADLLDLKVSQKSSHGSNYPMAGVPVDKLTPHLKQLVERGYRVAVADQHETPDGHAREITRVVTPGTLLETSDADARYLVGVVRADADRYGLAFADVTTGRFLVTEVTGEDAETAADRVFTELYRFDPAEVLPGPEVRNDDAFLERVRERTDATLSLHRADAFAPGRATHETKEQFGRETLASVGLDGGREEKPQVQAAGALLSYVEETGTGVRASMTRLQSYAGDDHVSLDATTQRNLELTETMQGDREGSLFSTIDHTATSPGKRLLKEWLQRPRRDLPTLRTRADGVAAFADSALARETVRETLGEAYDLERLASKAAHGSADARDLLRARETLALLPEVADAVASDPTLADSPLAEIVSRPDREAAADLREELGAIAEDPPGTVTEGGLFRRGHDDELDALIDQHEEAKEWLATLDDREKRETGITHLTVDRNKTDGYYIQVGNSETGKVPDRYDRLKSLKNSERYTTDELDEREREILRLEERRGELEYELFSELRQRVADRADLLQSVGRALAELDALASLAVHAVENDWVRPELRESGDIDIKAGRHPVVERTTEFVPNDLRTDDDRRFLVVTGPNMSGKSTYMRQAALVTLLAQIGSFVPADAAEVGLVDGIYTRVGALDELAQGRSTFMVEMQELSNILHSATEDSLVILDEVGRGTATYDGISIAWAATEYLANRIESTTLFATHYHELTSLADRLSGVRNVHVAADESDGDVTFLRTVEDGPTNRSYGIHVAELAGVPEPVVERSRDVLQRLREDEAIDVRGGDGGDGGDGEPKQVVFDLGSGQFQGAADSSDANASGESAEEAGTAGESAAKKETPEPRNPETEAVLEELENTDLSDTSPIELMNRVQEWQAQLEE from the coding sequence GTGTCCGGACCTGACGGCGAGGTCGGGGGTATCGTCGGCGAGTTCTTCTCGCTCAAGTCCGGGACCGACGCCGACTATCTGGTGATGCAGGTCGGGGACTTCTACGAGTTCTTCGGTGACGACGCCGAGGAAGTCGCCGACCTCCTCGACCTGAAGGTCTCCCAGAAGTCGTCTCACGGGTCGAACTACCCCATGGCCGGGGTCCCAGTGGACAAACTCACTCCGCACCTCAAGCAGTTGGTCGAACGGGGGTACCGGGTCGCGGTGGCCGACCAGCACGAGACCCCCGACGGCCACGCCAGAGAGATTACCCGCGTCGTGACGCCCGGCACCCTGCTCGAAACCTCGGACGCCGACGCCCGGTATCTCGTCGGCGTGGTCCGTGCGGACGCCGACCGCTACGGTCTCGCCTTCGCCGACGTGACCACCGGCCGGTTCCTCGTGACCGAAGTCACCGGCGAGGACGCCGAGACCGCCGCAGACCGCGTGTTCACCGAACTCTACCGATTCGACCCCGCGGAGGTTCTGCCCGGCCCGGAGGTCCGCAACGACGACGCCTTCTTGGAGCGAGTCCGCGAGCGCACGGACGCGACGCTCTCGCTCCACCGCGCGGACGCGTTCGCACCCGGTCGGGCGACCCACGAGACCAAAGAACAGTTCGGACGGGAGACACTCGCTAGCGTCGGTCTCGACGGAGGCAGGGAGGAAAAGCCGCAAGTGCAGGCCGCGGGCGCGCTCCTGTCGTACGTCGAGGAGACCGGCACCGGCGTCAGAGCCTCGATGACGCGCCTCCAGTCGTACGCGGGCGACGACCACGTGTCGCTCGACGCGACGACCCAGCGCAACCTCGAACTCACCGAGACGATGCAGGGCGACCGCGAGGGGTCGCTCTTTTCGACCATCGACCACACCGCGACGAGTCCGGGCAAGCGCCTCCTGAAGGAGTGGCTTCAGCGCCCGCGCAGGGACCTGCCGACGCTCCGGACGCGCGCCGACGGCGTGGCCGCCTTCGCCGACTCCGCGCTGGCCCGCGAGACGGTCCGCGAGACCCTCGGCGAGGCCTACGACCTCGAACGACTGGCGAGCAAGGCGGCCCACGGGAGCGCGGACGCCCGCGACCTCCTGCGCGCCCGCGAGACCCTCGCGCTCCTGCCGGAAGTCGCCGACGCCGTGGCCAGCGACCCGACGCTGGCCGACTCGCCGCTGGCCGAAATCGTCTCGCGGCCCGACCGCGAGGCGGCCGCAGACCTCCGGGAGGAACTCGGCGCAATCGCCGAGGACCCGCCCGGCACCGTCACCGAGGGCGGCCTGTTCCGCCGGGGCCACGACGACGAACTCGACGCACTCATCGACCAACACGAGGAAGCAAAGGAGTGGCTCGCAACGCTGGACGACCGCGAGAAGCGCGAGACCGGCATCACCCACCTCACCGTAGACCGCAACAAGACCGACGGCTACTACATCCAAGTCGGCAACTCGGAGACCGGGAAGGTTCCGGACCGCTACGACCGACTCAAGAGTCTGAAGAACTCCGAGCGCTACACCACCGACGAGTTGGACGAGCGAGAGCGCGAAATCCTCCGCCTCGAAGAGCGCCGCGGCGAACTGGAGTACGAACTCTTCTCGGAGTTGCGCCAGCGGGTCGCAGACCGGGCCGACCTGCTCCAGTCGGTCGGCCGCGCACTCGCGGAACTCGACGCCCTCGCCAGCCTCGCGGTCCACGCCGTCGAGAACGACTGGGTGCGACCCGAGTTGCGTGAGTCGGGCGACATCGACATCAAGGCGGGCCGCCACCCCGTCGTAGAGCGCACCACCGAGTTCGTCCCCAACGACCTCCGGACCGACGACGACCGGCGGTTTCTGGTCGTCACCGGCCCGAACATGTCGGGCAAATCGACCTACATGCGACAGGCCGCGCTCGTGACCCTGCTCGCCCAAATCGGGAGTTTCGTCCCGGCCGACGCCGCCGAGGTCGGTCTCGTTGACGGCATCTACACCCGCGTCGGCGCGCTCGACGAACTCGCGCAGGGTCGCTCTACTTTCATGGTCGAGATGCAGGAACTAAGTAACATCCTCCACTCCGCGACGGAAGACTCGCTGGTGATTCTGGACGAGGTGGGCCGGGGAACCGCGACCTACGACGGGATTTCAATCGCGTGGGCCGCGACGGAGTACCTCGCCAACCGAATCGAGTCCACTACGCTCTTCGCCACCCACTACCACGAACTCACGAGTCTGGCCGACCGACTCTCGGGCGTCCGGAACGTCCACGTCGCCGCGGACGAGTCCGACGGCGACGTGACCTTCCTCCGGACCGTCGAGGACGGGCCGACGAACCGGTCCTACGGCATCCACGTCGCGGAGTTGGCCGGAGTCCCCGAACCCGTGGTAGAGCGGTCGCGCGACGTTCTCCAGCGCCTGCGCGAGGACGAGGCCATCGACGTGCGGGGCGGCGACGGCGGTGACGGGGGCGACGGCGAACCGAAGCAGGTCGTGTTCGACCTCGGGTCGGGACAGTTCCAAGGCGCGGCCGACTCGTCCGACGCGAATGCGTCGGGCGAGTCGGCGGAGGAAGCGGGGACGGCGGGCGAGTCGGCGGCAAAAAAAGAGACCCCGGAGCCGAGAAACCCCGAGACGGAGGCCGTACTGGAGGAACTGGAGAACACCGACCTGAGCGACACCTCGCCAATCGAGTTGATGAATCGCGTGCAGGAGTGGCAAGCGCAGTTGGAGGAGTAA
- a CDS encoding TIGR00341 family protein produces MRLVQVSIPAGKREMVADVLDSEGVDYMLTDETSGREYTAIAYFPLPTAAVQPILDKLQDAGLGEDPHAVIIDAETDTSRQYEELEQRYAEENGDTETIAREEMRTEAREMTPKFPTFVAMTIISAVVATAGMLLDSPAVVVGSMVIAPLIGPAMGASVGTVLGDRQLFRRGVKYQFIGGFAAIASATLFSLGVRYGFLLPPGTDVLGISQVSGRLTPDFLSLAVALGAGTAGALSLASGVSVAIVGVMIAAALVPPAAAVGIAIAWQQPLAAVSSLVLVLVNIFSINLSGLVVFWYLDYGPKNWFELNQTRSVLFKRVGVLVVAIALLSLFLGGVTYTTIQNATFQNQAQQEVNRVLDQSQYEEATLLNVEFEQSGTLPFDQSQRVVVTVGRPPGEEYPDLAEQLSRRVNRNTGHDIVVQVRYVEVEQVPPSVTHD; encoded by the coding sequence ATGCGGCTCGTGCAGGTTTCGATTCCGGCCGGTAAGCGAGAGATGGTCGCCGACGTACTCGACTCCGAGGGCGTCGATTACATGCTGACCGACGAGACCAGCGGCCGGGAGTACACAGCCATCGCCTACTTTCCGCTTCCGACCGCGGCGGTCCAACCGATTCTGGACAAACTGCAGGACGCGGGACTCGGCGAGGACCCCCACGCGGTCATCATCGACGCCGAGACTGACACCTCCCGCCAGTACGAGGAACTCGAACAGCGCTACGCCGAGGAGAACGGCGACACCGAGACCATCGCCCGCGAGGAGATGCGAACCGAGGCCCGCGAGATGACACCGAAGTTCCCGACGTTCGTGGCGATGACCATCATCAGCGCCGTCGTCGCCACCGCGGGCATGCTGTTGGACTCGCCCGCCGTCGTGGTCGGGTCGATGGTCATCGCGCCGCTCATCGGTCCCGCGATGGGCGCGAGCGTCGGCACCGTTCTCGGCGACCGGCAACTGTTCCGCCGCGGCGTCAAGTACCAGTTCATCGGCGGGTTCGCCGCCATCGCCTCGGCCACCCTGTTCTCACTCGGCGTGCGGTACGGCTTCCTCCTCCCGCCCGGAACCGACGTACTCGGCATCTCGCAGGTCAGCGGCAGACTCACGCCCGACTTCCTCTCGCTGGCGGTCGCACTCGGCGCGGGCACGGCGGGCGCGCTGAGTCTCGCTTCCGGCGTCTCCGTCGCCATCGTCGGCGTGATGATAGCCGCCGCACTCGTACCGCCCGCCGCCGCCGTCGGCATCGCAATCGCGTGGCAACAACCGCTGGCGGCGGTCAGTTCGCTCGTCCTCGTGCTGGTCAACATCTTCTCCATCAACCTCTCGGGACTCGTTGTCTTCTGGTATCTCGACTACGGGCCGAAAAACTGGTTCGAACTCAACCAGACTCGCTCGGTACTGTTCAAGCGCGTCGGCGTTCTCGTGGTCGCTATCGCCCTTCTCTCGCTGTTTCTCGGCGGTGTCACCTACACCACCATCCAGAACGCGACGTTCCAGAATCAGGCCCAACAGGAGGTCAACCGCGTCCTCGACCAGAGCCAGTACGAGGAGGCGACGCTCCTGAACGTCGAGTTCGAACAGAGCGGGACGCTCCCGTTCGACCAGTCCCAGCGCGTCGTCGTCACCGTGGGTCGCCCGCCGGGAGAGGAGTACCCCGACCTCGCAGAGCAGTTGAGCAGACGCGTCAACCGCAACACCGGCCACGACATCGTGGTACAGGTCAGGTATGTCGAAGTCGAGCAGGTCCCGCCGTCAGTTACCCACGACTGA
- a CDS encoding DUF7718 family protein: MTEISDIVYTDYLCTRILRYVKVERGEVAAFVVELEYGLDDEFYWPCECDDWRPVARFDHNPAAPDGNDIREEGLHLDIYRGDDEYYSTDDFPFVTVEKAPRWCEEYLLDNLDFLLERYEEFNDLGGRWSVTLRR; this comes from the coding sequence GTGACTGAAATATCCGATATTGTCTACACCGACTATCTATGTACTCGAATTCTCCGGTACGTGAAGGTCGAACGAGGCGAAGTCGCGGCGTTCGTCGTCGAGTTAGAGTACGGTCTCGACGACGAGTTCTACTGGCCCTGTGAGTGCGACGACTGGCGACCAGTCGCTCGCTTCGACCACAATCCCGCCGCGCCGGACGGCAACGACATCCGCGAGGAAGGTCTCCACCTCGACATATATCGGGGCGACGACGAGTACTACTCTACGGACGACTTCCCGTTCGTGACCGTGGAGAAAGCGCCGCGCTGGTGTGAAGAGTATCTCTTGGACAATCTGGACTTCTTGCTCGAACGCTACGAGGAGTTCAACGACCTCGGCGGTCGATGGTCGGTCACGCTTCGTCGGTAG
- the acs gene encoding acetate--CoA ligase, whose amino-acid sequence MDDSSPDETDGGHEWVTPPESFVEQANVTAADREAFREAGWPECWRRPGDLLDWGCGFDAVLDEDDGDEGPIRWFPGGRLNASYNCVDRHVEAGRGDETALAWEGKLGETRTYSYRELADEVNAFAAALRELGVEEGDVVTLYLPMIPELPVAMLACARIGAPHSVVFAGFSADALATRLSGADSEYLVTCDGYYRRGAALDLKRRADNACVSVGHAVEQVVVNRLDDDRPVGDHRAYADLVETHAGAEVEPVSRASDDLLFLIYTSGTTGEPTLVRHTTGGYLTHVTWTSHAVLDLGPDDTHWCSADVGWITGHSYAVYGPLALGATTVLYEGTPDHPETDRLWEIIERNGVDVFYTAPTSIRAFMKWGEQHPERHDLSSLRLLGTVGEPIDETAWHWYRNHVGDGRCPVVDTWWQTETGGIVLSTLPGVDRMRPGAVGKSLPGIETVVVDERGHRVADGEAGQLVITRPWPGMARSLCEGTDWGARRTRTVDGQWQYATGDNAVRDEDGYLHLLGRADDVLKVSDRRLSTTEIESAIVGVEGVAEAAVVVGEDDDAVRQSEIHAFVSPESNVAGDDALRGRVRTAVEEAIGPIAAPDAVTFAPSLPKTRSGKVVRRYLAAIANGEDLGDTSALRNPEVVGELESLLDR is encoded by the coding sequence ATGGACGACAGCAGTCCGGACGAAACCGACGGCGGGCACGAGTGGGTGACGCCGCCGGAGTCGTTCGTAGAGCAGGCGAACGTGACGGCGGCCGACCGCGAAGCGTTCCGCGAGGCGGGGTGGCCCGAGTGCTGGCGGCGGCCCGGCGACCTGCTGGACTGGGGCTGCGGGTTCGACGCGGTGCTGGACGAGGACGACGGCGACGAGGGACCGATTCGCTGGTTCCCCGGCGGGCGACTCAACGCCTCGTACAACTGCGTGGACCGCCACGTCGAGGCGGGACGCGGCGACGAGACGGCCCTCGCGTGGGAGGGGAAACTCGGTGAGACCCGGACGTACAGTTACCGAGAACTCGCCGACGAGGTGAACGCGTTCGCGGCGGCCCTGCGGGAGTTGGGCGTCGAAGAGGGCGACGTGGTGACGCTCTACCTGCCGATGATTCCCGAGTTGCCGGTCGCCATGCTCGCGTGCGCTCGCATTGGCGCGCCCCACTCGGTCGTCTTCGCCGGATTCTCCGCGGACGCGCTGGCGACTCGCCTCTCCGGAGCGGACTCGGAGTACCTCGTAACCTGCGACGGCTACTACCGGCGCGGGGCCGCCCTCGACCTGAAGCGGCGGGCCGACAACGCCTGCGTGTCGGTCGGCCACGCGGTCGAACAGGTCGTGGTGAACCGTCTCGACGACGACCGACCGGTGGGCGACCACCGCGCGTACGCCGACCTCGTGGAGACACATGCGGGCGCGGAAGTCGAACCGGTCTCGCGCGCGAGCGACGACCTGCTGTTTCTCATCTACACCTCCGGGACGACCGGCGAACCCACGCTGGTTCGCCACACCACGGGTGGCTACCTGACTCACGTCACGTGGACGAGTCATGCCGTCCTCGACTTGGGTCCCGACGACACCCACTGGTGTTCGGCCGACGTGGGGTGGATTACGGGCCACTCCTACGCGGTGTACGGACCGCTGGCGCTCGGCGCGACCACGGTGTTGTACGAGGGGACGCCCGACCACCCCGAGACCGACCGCCTCTGGGAGATTATCGAGCGCAACGGCGTAGACGTGTTCTACACCGCGCCGACCTCAATCCGGGCGTTCATGAAGTGGGGCGAACAGCACCCCGAGCGCCACGACCTGTCGAGTCTGCGCTTGCTCGGGACCGTCGGCGAACCGATAGACGAGACGGCGTGGCACTGGTACCGCAACCACGTCGGCGACGGCCGGTGTCCGGTGGTGGACACGTGGTGGCAGACCGAGACGGGCGGCATCGTTCTCTCGACGCTCCCCGGCGTAGACCGGATGCGCCCCGGCGCGGTCGGCAAGAGTCTGCCGGGCATCGAGACGGTCGTGGTGGACGAGCGAGGCCACCGCGTCGCCGACGGCGAAGCGGGGCAACTGGTCATCACTCGCCCGTGGCCGGGGATGGCCCGGTCGCTGTGCGAAGGCACCGACTGGGGCGCGCGACGGACTCGGACCGTGGACGGCCAGTGGCAGTACGCCACGGGTGACAACGCGGTCCGCGACGAGGACGGCTATCTCCACCTCCTCGGGCGGGCAGACGACGTGCTGAAGGTCTCGGACAGGCGACTCAGCACGACCGAAATCGAATCGGCCATCGTCGGCGTCGAAGGGGTCGCGGAGGCCGCCGTCGTGGTCGGCGAGGACGACGACGCCGTGCGCCAGTCGGAGATTCACGCCTTCGTCAGTCCCGAGTCGAACGTCGCGGGCGATGACGCCCTCCGCGGGCGCGTTCGGACCGCGGTCGAGGAGGCCATCGGTCCCATCGCGGCACCCGACGCGGTGACGTTCGCGCCCTCGCTCCCGAAAACGCGCTCGGGAAAGGTCGTCCGCCGGTACCTCGCGGCCATCGCCAACGGCGAGGACCTCGGCGACACCAGCGCCCTCCGGAACCCGGAGGTCGTCGGCGAGTTGGAGTCGTTGCTGGACAGGTAG
- the thiD gene encoding bifunctional hydroxymethylpyrimidine kinase/phosphomethylpyrimidine kinase — MSDESRPVTGDTRVPSPVEKPVVLTVAGSDSGGGAGVQADLKTIEAHGAFGTSAVTAVTAQHTRGVESTHVLPAEEVAAQIDAVTDDFDVRAAKTGMLATADIVEAVADRAADAAFPVVVDPVMVAASGDRLLDPAAEDAYANLVAEAALVTPNADEAEVLTDVAVADRESAIAAGERLVSMGADAALLKGGHVPGETVRDVLVTPEGTRTARHSRIDTDATHGSGCALSAAVASNFARGYNLNNAVETSVEFVTRAVRYPLDVGEGPGAVHHGVERRNRAAREPTAEEVREVVREFVDADVSALVPEVGTNVVGATPYAEDASETAAVEGRITRTFSGVKPNRGVRFGASSHVARFLLACREFDPDLRFAANCRFDADVEAALDSLDWPVAEYDRGSEPEGVKEREESTMQWGARQAFESVEGTPVAVVDRGEDGKEAMTKVVARDGEKLAERVLALLDAL, encoded by the coding sequence ATGAGCGACGAGAGCCGACCCGTCACCGGCGACACCCGCGTCCCGTCCCCCGTCGAGAAACCCGTGGTGCTGACCGTCGCGGGGAGCGACTCCGGCGGCGGCGCGGGCGTGCAGGCCGACCTCAAGACCATAGAGGCCCACGGCGCTTTCGGGACGAGCGCAGTGACGGCCGTCACCGCACAGCACACCCGCGGCGTCGAATCGACCCACGTCCTGCCCGCCGAAGAGGTCGCGGCCCAAATCGACGCCGTGACAGACGACTTCGACGTGCGGGCCGCCAAGACCGGGATGCTCGCCACCGCCGACATCGTGGAGGCGGTGGCCGACCGCGCCGCGGACGCCGCGTTTCCGGTCGTCGTGGACCCCGTGATGGTGGCCGCCTCTGGCGACCGCTTGCTCGACCCTGCGGCCGAGGACGCCTACGCGAACCTCGTCGCCGAGGCCGCACTGGTGACTCCCAACGCCGACGAAGCGGAAGTGCTGACCGACGTGGCAGTCGCGGACCGCGAGTCCGCAATCGCGGCGGGCGAGCGACTGGTCTCGATGGGTGCCGACGCCGCCCTCCTGAAGGGCGGACACGTCCCCGGCGAGACGGTCCGCGACGTGTTGGTGACGCCCGAGGGGACGCGCACGGCCAGACACTCCCGCATCGACACCGACGCGACTCACGGGTCGGGGTGCGCGCTCTCGGCCGCGGTCGCAAGCAATTTCGCGCGTGGGTACAACCTTAATAATGCAGTCGAGACGAGCGTCGAGTTCGTGACTCGCGCGGTCCGCTACCCCCTCGACGTGGGCGAGGGACCCGGCGCGGTCCACCACGGCGTCGAGCGCCGGAACCGCGCCGCCCGCGAACCCACCGCCGAGGAGGTCCGAGAGGTGGTCAGGGAGTTCGTGGACGCCGACGTGTCCGCGCTCGTCCCCGAAGTCGGTACGAACGTCGTCGGCGCGACCCCCTACGCCGAAGACGCGAGCGAGACTGCCGCCGTGGAGGGCCGGATTACTCGCACGTTCTCGGGAGTCAAGCCGAACCGCGGCGTGCGCTTCGGCGCGTCGAGTCACGTCGCGCGCTTCCTGCTGGCCTGCCGGGAGTTCGACCCCGACCTGCGCTTCGCCGCGAACTGCCGGTTCGACGCCGACGTGGAGGCCGCGCTCGACTCGCTGGACTGGCCGGTCGCGGAGTACGACCGGGGGTCGGAGCCTGAGGGTGTGAAGGAGCGCGAGGAGTCCACGATGCAGTGGGGCGCGCGGCAGGCCTTCGAGTCGGTCGAGGGGACGCCTGTGGCGGTGGTCGATAGGGGCGAGGACGGAAAGGAGGCGATGACGAAGGTGGTAGCGCGCGACGGCGAGAAGTTGGCCGAGCGCGTGCTGGCGTTGTTGGACGCGCTCTAA
- a CDS encoding SIMPL domain-containing protein → MHRGILATVGVAVLLATAGCVGSLAPTDGASARTQQLDRESGTIGVSATGQVEAEPDQAIVQVAVLARGDDANAVRERIAENATQMREALRRAGIGDDQIRTVAFRIDQEYREVEGERRPAGFEGVHAFEITLSNVSRAGAILDTAVANGADRVDSVELTLSDERRRAVRSEALRDAMENARADADVIAESANLTISGVHTATTGDLNFSPVRAEALSADAGGGGGTSIESGPVTVTAQVQVTYNASG, encoded by the coding sequence ATGCACAGGGGAATACTCGCAACGGTGGGTGTCGCAGTCCTGCTGGCGACGGCCGGATGCGTCGGGAGTCTCGCGCCGACCGACGGTGCCAGCGCACGGACACAGCAACTCGACCGCGAGAGCGGAACTATCGGGGTCTCGGCGACCGGACAGGTCGAGGCCGAACCCGACCAAGCAATCGTGCAGGTCGCGGTCCTCGCGCGCGGCGACGACGCGAACGCGGTCCGGGAGCGAATCGCCGAGAACGCCACGCAGATGCGCGAGGCGCTCCGGCGCGCCGGAATCGGTGACGACCAGATTCGGACCGTCGCGTTCCGCATCGACCAAGAGTACCGCGAGGTCGAGGGCGAGCGCCGACCCGCCGGGTTCGAAGGCGTCCACGCCTTCGAGATTACGCTGTCGAACGTGAGCAGGGCGGGCGCGATACTCGACACCGCAGTTGCGAACGGGGCCGACCGCGTGGACAGCGTGGAACTCACGCTGTCGGACGAACGCAGGCGAGCGGTCCGAAGTGAGGCCCTCCGGGACGCGATGGAGAACGCGCGGGCCGACGCCGACGTTATCGCCGAGAGCGCGAACCTGACGATTTCGGGCGTCCACACCGCCACGACCGGTGACCTGAACTTCAGTCCGGTTCGGGCCGAAGCCCTCAGCGCCGACGCCGGAGGCGGCGGCGGGACGAGTATCGAGTCCGGGCCGGTGACGGTGACGGCGCAGGTGCAGGTGACGTACAACGCCAGCGGATAG
- a CDS encoding helix-turn-helix domain-containing protein, with the protein MTERQRAVLRAAYLAGYFEWPRGSTAEELAASMGVSSPTLHNHLRKAQQKVLDAVFDDPDHRVVNDEQH; encoded by the coding sequence ATCACCGAGCGCCAGCGGGCCGTCCTCCGGGCGGCCTACCTCGCGGGGTACTTCGAGTGGCCCCGCGGGAGTACCGCCGAGGAACTCGCCGCCTCGATGGGCGTCTCGTCGCCGACGCTCCACAACCACCTCCGGAAGGCCCAACAGAAGGTGTTAGACGCCGTGTTCGACGACCCGGACCACCGGGTCGTGAACGACGAACAACACTAA